In Phyllopteryx taeniolatus isolate TA_2022b chromosome 22, UOR_Ptae_1.2, whole genome shotgun sequence, one DNA window encodes the following:
- the rpl18a gene encoding large ribosomal subunit protein eL20 isoform X2, which produces MKASGTLREYKVIGRLLPSPKNPTPPLYRMRIFAPNHVVAKSRFWYFVSQLRKMKKASGETVYCGLVHEKTPLKVKNFGIWLRYDSRSGTHNMYREYRDLTTSGAVTQCYRDMGARHRARAHSIQIMKVQVIPASKCRRPAIKQFHDSKIKFPLPHRVLRRQHKPRFTTKRPNTFF; this is translated from the exons ATGAAGGCGTCCGGCACT CTGCGAGAGTACAAGGTGATCGGGCGTCTGCTGCCGTCGCCCAAGAACCCGACGCCCCCGCTCTACCGCATGCGCATTTTTGCGCCCAACCACGTGGTGGCCAAGTCACGCTTCTGGTACTTCGTGTCCCAGctgaggaagatgaagaaggcGTCCGGGGAGACCGTCTACTGTGGCCTG GTCCACGAGAAGACGCCCCTGAAGGTGAAGAACTTCGGCATCTGGCTGCGTTACGACTCGCGTAGCGGCACGCACAACATGTATCGCGAGTACCGGGACCTGACCACCTCCGGAGCCGTCACTCAGTGCT accgcgacatgggtGCCCGGCATCGCGCCCGCGCCCACTCGATCCAGATCATGAAGGTGCAGGTGATCCCCGCCAGCAAGTGTCGCAGGCCCGCCATCAAGCAGTTCCAC GACTCCAAGATCAAGTTCCCGCTGCCCCATCGGGTCCTGCGCCGTCAGCACAAGCCTCGCTTCACCACCAAGAGACCCAACACCTTCTTCTAG
- the rpl18a gene encoding large ribosomal subunit protein eL20 isoform X1, which produces MVPTKLREYKVIGRLLPSPKNPTPPLYRMRIFAPNHVVAKSRFWYFVSQLRKMKKASGETVYCGLVHEKTPLKVKNFGIWLRYDSRSGTHNMYREYRDLTTSGAVTQCYRDMGARHRARAHSIQIMKVQVIPASKCRRPAIKQFHDSKIKFPLPHRVLRRQHKPRFTTKRPNTFF; this is translated from the exons ATGGTGCCGACGAAG CTGCGAGAGTACAAGGTGATCGGGCGTCTGCTGCCGTCGCCCAAGAACCCGACGCCCCCGCTCTACCGCATGCGCATTTTTGCGCCCAACCACGTGGTGGCCAAGTCACGCTTCTGGTACTTCGTGTCCCAGctgaggaagatgaagaaggcGTCCGGGGAGACCGTCTACTGTGGCCTG GTCCACGAGAAGACGCCCCTGAAGGTGAAGAACTTCGGCATCTGGCTGCGTTACGACTCGCGTAGCGGCACGCACAACATGTATCGCGAGTACCGGGACCTGACCACCTCCGGAGCCGTCACTCAGTGCT accgcgacatgggtGCCCGGCATCGCGCCCGCGCCCACTCGATCCAGATCATGAAGGTGCAGGTGATCCCCGCCAGCAAGTGTCGCAGGCCCGCCATCAAGCAGTTCCAC GACTCCAAGATCAAGTTCCCGCTGCCCCATCGGGTCCTGCGCCGTCAGCACAAGCCTCGCTTCACCACCAAGAGACCCAACACCTTCTTCTAG